In Lotus japonicus ecotype B-129 chromosome 5, LjGifu_v1.2, one genomic interval encodes:
- the LOC130720397 gene encoding E3 ubiquitin-protein ligase SINAT2-like, which produces MSKMEANINSTVTKSRVALDGKIGINSKNDVYDLLKCPVCTNLMYPPIHQCPNGHTLCSNCKISMHNCCPTCFCDLGNIRCLALEKVAESLELPCRNQSLGCHDVFPYYTMLKHEQNCRFRPYKCPYAGSECSVMGDIPTLLVHLKIDHKVDVHDGCTFNHRYVKSNPHEVENAIWMLTVFNCFERYFCLHFEAFLLGKAPVYIAFLRFLGEDNEASKFRFTLEVGANSRKLIWQGIPRSIRNSHRKVRDCQDGLIIPRHLALYFSSGDKQQLKFKITGHIWKDE; this is translated from the exons ATGTCTAAAATGGAGGCCAACATTAATAGTACAGTCACAAAATCTAGGGTTGCGTTGGATGGAAAGATTGGCATTAATTCGAAGAATGATGTCTATGACTTACTTAAGTGCCCTGTTTGCACAAATTTGATGTATCCACCAATTCATCAG TGCCCTAATGGCCATACATTATGTTCAAATTGTAAGATTTCTATGCATAACTGTTGCCCAACATGCTTCTGTGATCTTGGGAATATAAGGTGTTTGGCTCTAGAGAAAGTAGCTGAATCGTTGGAGCTTCCTTGCAGAAATCAGAGTCTAGGTTGTCATGATGTATTCCCATACTACACTATGCTTAAGCATGAGCAAAATTGTCGGTTTCGTCCGTACAAGTGTCCCTATGCTGGATCAGAGTGCTCTGTCATGGGTGACATTCCAACTCTCTTGGTCCATCTCAAGATTGATCACAAGGTTGACGTGCATGATGGATGCACCTTTAACCATCGATATGTCAAATCAAATCCACATGAAGTTGAAAACGCCATATGGATGCTAACT GTTTTTAATTGTTTTGAAAGGTATTTCTGCTTGCACTTTGAGGCATTTTTGCTAGGAAAAGCTCCAGTTTATATAGCCTTTTTACGATTTTTGGGTGAAGACAATGAGGCAAGTAAATTTAGGTTCACTTTGGAAGTTGGTGCAAATAGCCGTAAACTTATATGGCAAGGAATTCCAAGGAGCATTCGCAATAGTCATAGAAAGGTTCGTGATTGTCAAGATGGACTCATCATTCCGAGGCACTTAGCTCTTTATTTTTCTAGTGGGGACAAGCAACAATTGAAGTTCAAGATCACTGGTCATATTTGGAAAGAcgaatga